A single Desulfovibrio legallii DNA region contains:
- a CDS encoding transporter substrate-binding domain-containing diguanylate cyclase, translating to MHRHCLLLLLAVLVLLAEPLPVAAQEARVVRVGVFPLPGFNHIGEGTVSGYNMDYLEQVALSAGWILTPVVLDNWTDALRALDQGRIDLLGPALHTPDREKRYLFCRYPSGTAFTALVTLRDKTALTYEDFAAFENLRIGTAQSPFWQQNFAAYARRKAFTPPPLLIFNDMADARIAMRAGKVDAILGNAFNLLDDEKLLAKYDPAPFYYITTRQNQGLMAELNQAVAQLKLERPNLENRLARTYLARSYQTPLNREELDCIATMPPLRVGYNPDRKPLSWRDPATGEARGILPDIVRLAGRRSGLRFTFVPLTDKKKELEEYFAADAMDLAAGLMYQNPLGQLTTQRLSAPLLRSSLHLYVRRGKALTPDKKFTLALLEGWRGGGRYVRAAFPKAEIRQYPTAEDCLDAVVYGKADALLYTSLEVTCLLTKPRYKDITFLTEYQDHEDDRLALSPAMPPLLLSILNKTLADLDEREKSQIISDNVSSIVAPLSLADMLYEHRAALLLTVELVLFLTAFAAYAMYLRRRSRRAAQESERRLTTLAANINGGVLSLLADPPLHIAQANMGFWRLLGYDARPKEDALTAWLHAEDADKLRAAMHNKAATLSLELRLHHSDQTWLPVLLRGTPAHEDDGPFPVFHCVVVDITEQKNMQEELEQEKERYRILVEQSQDIIFDVDTEKRQFQCSPNFFAKFGREATPLFNGGGRPRNGQVVHPEDRPALLELRRRVYAGEHTVFSVVRIPTAEGRYIWCRIQVTRISKEGAPLRMIGKIVDIDEEVRRRAELERRSQRDSLTDLYNKTAFREQVRACMPARPEGDRTDALMFLDLDNFKELNDTLGHVVGDMALVDTAEALRRTFRTVDVMGRFGGDEFCIFLQGITREVLQARAEAVLAALRLSYTREGQKVDITASIGVYLFTGDESSYEEALQRADAALYYAKEAGKNRYTFFDDVADFENLTSGFHAFFPDTPAESAPTPAQEAPAAAPPLQKTAPRRRAPVEPAAAPSDAAPAAAPGPDDAKAPAAPEEPAARPTPPAEQEP from the coding sequence ATGCACCGGCACTGCTTGCTTCTGCTCCTCGCCGTCCTGGTCTTGCTGGCCGAGCCCTTGCCCGTCGCGGCTCAGGAAGCGCGCGTGGTGCGGGTCGGCGTTTTTCCCCTGCCCGGCTTCAACCACATTGGAGAGGGCACGGTCTCCGGCTACAACATGGACTACCTGGAGCAGGTGGCCCTGTCCGCCGGCTGGATCCTCACGCCCGTCGTCCTGGACAACTGGACCGACGCTCTGCGGGCCCTGGATCAAGGGCGCATCGACTTGCTAGGCCCCGCCCTGCACACCCCGGACCGGGAAAAGCGCTACCTCTTCTGCCGCTACCCCAGCGGCACCGCCTTCACGGCCCTGGTCACCCTGCGCGACAAGACGGCGCTTACTTACGAAGACTTCGCCGCCTTTGAAAACCTGCGCATCGGCACGGCGCAATCCCCCTTCTGGCAGCAGAACTTTGCAGCCTATGCCCGACGCAAGGCCTTCACCCCCCCGCCCCTGCTGATTTTCAACGATATGGCCGACGCCCGCATCGCCATGCGCGCCGGCAAGGTGGACGCCATCCTGGGCAACGCCTTCAACCTGCTGGACGACGAAAAGCTGCTGGCAAAATACGATCCCGCGCCTTTCTACTACATCACCACCAGGCAGAACCAGGGCCTCATGGCCGAGCTGAACCAGGCCGTGGCCCAGCTCAAACTGGAACGGCCCAACCTGGAAAACCGCCTGGCCCGCACCTACCTGGCCCGCAGCTACCAGACGCCCCTGAACCGGGAAGAGCTGGACTGCATTGCCACCATGCCCCCCCTGCGCGTAGGCTACAACCCTGACCGCAAGCCCCTGTCCTGGCGCGACCCCGCCACGGGCGAAGCCCGCGGCATCCTGCCGGATATCGTGCGCCTGGCAGGCCGCCGCAGCGGCCTGCGCTTTACTTTTGTGCCCCTTACGGACAAAAAAAAAGAACTTGAAGAATACTTCGCCGCCGACGCCATGGATCTGGCCGCGGGCCTTATGTACCAGAATCCGCTCGGCCAGCTTACGACGCAGCGCCTTTCCGCCCCATTGCTGCGCAGCAGCCTGCACCTCTATGTGCGCCGGGGCAAGGCCCTTACCCCGGACAAAAAATTTACCCTGGCCCTGCTGGAAGGCTGGCGCGGCGGCGGCCGTTATGTGCGCGCCGCCTTCCCCAAAGCCGAAATACGGCAGTACCCCACTGCCGAAGACTGCCTGGACGCTGTGGTCTACGGCAAAGCCGACGCCCTGCTCTACACGTCCCTGGAAGTCACCTGCCTGCTCACCAAGCCGCGTTACAAGGACATCACCTTTCTCACGGAATACCAGGATCACGAAGACGACCGCCTGGCCCTGAGCCCGGCCATGCCGCCGCTGCTGCTCTCCATCCTCAATAAAACCCTGGCCGACCTGGACGAGCGCGAAAAAAGCCAGATCATCTCCGACAACGTCTCCTCCATTGTCGCGCCCTTGTCTCTGGCGGATATGCTCTACGAGCACCGCGCCGCCCTGCTGCTGACGGTGGAGCTGGTGCTTTTTCTGACGGCCTTTGCCGCCTACGCCATGTACCTGCGGCGGCGTTCGCGCCGGGCCGCGCAGGAAAGCGAACGCCGCCTGACCACCCTGGCGGCCAACATCAACGGCGGCGTCCTCAGCCTGCTGGCGGACCCCCCGCTGCACATCGCCCAGGCCAACATGGGCTTCTGGCGGCTTTTGGGCTACGACGCGCGCCCCAAGGAAGACGCCCTCACCGCCTGGCTGCACGCCGAGGACGCGGACAAGCTGCGCGCGGCCATGCACAACAAAGCCGCAACTCTGAGCCTGGAGCTGCGCCTGCACCACAGCGACCAGACCTGGCTGCCCGTCCTGCTGCGCGGCACGCCCGCCCACGAGGACGACGGCCCGTTCCCCGTCTTCCACTGCGTGGTGGTGGACATCACCGAACAGAAAAACATGCAGGAGGAACTGGAGCAGGAAAAGGAACGCTACCGCATCCTGGTGGAACAATCTCAGGACATTATCTTTGACGTGGATACGGAAAAACGTCAGTTCCAGTGCTCCCCCAACTTCTTCGCCAAATTCGGCCGGGAAGCCACGCCGCTGTTCAACGGCGGCGGCCGGCCCCGCAACGGCCAGGTGGTCCACCCCGAGGACAGGCCAGCCCTGCTGGAGCTGCGCCGACGGGTCTACGCCGGAGAACACACCGTCTTCAGCGTCGTGCGCATCCCCACAGCGGAAGGGCGCTACATCTGGTGTCGCATCCAGGTCACCCGCATCAGCAAGGAAGGCGCGCCCCTGCGCATGATCGGCAAGATAGTGGACATCGACGAAGAAGTCCGCCGCCGGGCGGAGCTGGAGCGCCGCTCCCAGCGCGACAGCCTCACCGATCTCTACAACAAAACCGCTTTCAGAGAACAGGTGCGCGCCTGCATGCCCGCACGCCCTGAGGGCGACCGCACGGACGCCCTCATGTTCCTGGATCTGGACAACTTCAAGGAACTCAACGATACCCTGGGGCATGTGGTGGGCGATATGGCCCTGGTGGACACGGCCGAAGCCCTCCGCCGCACTTTCCGCACCGTGGACGTCATGGGCCGCTTTGGCGGGGACGAATTCTGCATTTTTCTGCAGGGCATCACCAGGGAGGTGCTGCAGGCCAGGGCCGAAGCCGTACTGGCCGCCCTGCGCCTCTCCTACACCCGCGAGGGCCAGAAGGTGGACATTACCGCCAGCATCGGCGTCTACCTCTTCACCGGCGACGAAAGCAGCTACGAGGAAGCCCTGCAACGGGCGGACGCCGCCCTCTACTACGCCAAGGAAGCCGGGAAAAACCGCTACACCTTCTTTGACGACGTGGCGGACTTTGAAAACCTCACCTCCGGCTTCCACGCCTTTTTCCCGGACACGCCCGCCGAAAGCGCCCCCACGCCCGCGCAGGAGGCCCCGGCCGCCGCGCCCCCACTGCAGAAAACAGCTCCGCGCCGCCGCGCTCCCGTTGAGCCCGCCGCAGCGCCGTCGGATGCCGCTCCGGCCGCCGCGCCCGGCCCGGACGACGCCAAGGCCCCCGCCGCCCCCGAAGAACCCGCAGCGCGCCCAACGCCCCCCGCCGAGCAGGAGCCCTGA